A genomic region of Mesobacillus jeotgali contains the following coding sequences:
- a CDS encoding ABC transporter permease, whose translation MRLKDQFQFVRQNMKKNRSRLFMTILATAMSVAFLIVLASVGFGLHKSIVKETLERRIVTEIEVPGKEEPNNGFRQLTNDDISFFEGIEDVKAVTRRKNLQNYKFEVEEHQTNAQAVVAHMPSETKAGLELSEGRLPKEETEVVVGYHFFQDLHPSKEITEDLYNEKGQIKEEFRYKGELVGKKITMEVIKFEDGKEVKKPLEVTVVGIRKKPTKEWIYDNVVFVSEGVLKQVEEFTGTPRGMMKDPNNPDMELPTIPTDQYDQVKIYAKDMESVKDISAHLKDNNYPSYSVINELKDVNMMFTIVKAGLIFIGTIAIIIASIGIYNTMTMAVTERAPDIGIMKAIGANPKTIKKIFLLESSYIGLIGAAIGTLVAYAISFIVNFGLPLIIKQAFGEEPPEGLIFSHIPYTLPIISFIICYLVTILSGLRPAQRATKVDVLQAMRREV comes from the coding sequence ATGAGGCTTAAAGATCAATTTCAATTCGTCAGGCAAAATATGAAAAAGAATCGGAGTCGGTTGTTCATGACCATACTAGCCACGGCTATGAGTGTGGCATTCCTGATTGTGCTTGCTTCTGTGGGGTTTGGTCTCCATAAATCCATTGTAAAAGAAACGCTGGAAAGAAGAATTGTGACTGAAATCGAGGTCCCTGGCAAAGAGGAGCCGAATAATGGTTTCAGACAGCTGACTAATGATGATATTTCATTCTTTGAAGGAATAGAGGATGTCAAAGCTGTGACAAGAAGGAAAAACCTGCAAAATTATAAGTTTGAAGTAGAAGAACACCAGACAAATGCCCAGGCAGTAGTTGCACATATGCCATCTGAAACAAAGGCAGGACTTGAACTGTCCGAAGGCAGGCTTCCTAAAGAGGAAACTGAAGTGGTTGTAGGTTATCATTTCTTCCAAGATCTCCACCCTAGTAAAGAGATAACAGAAGATCTTTACAATGAAAAGGGGCAGATAAAAGAAGAATTCCGCTATAAAGGCGAGTTGGTCGGCAAGAAAATCACCATGGAAGTTATCAAGTTCGAAGACGGTAAAGAGGTAAAAAAACCTTTGGAAGTAACTGTTGTCGGAATCCGCAAGAAACCAACAAAGGAATGGATTTATGACAATGTAGTATTTGTTTCCGAAGGAGTGCTAAAGCAGGTCGAGGAGTTCACAGGGACTCCACGCGGAATGATGAAAGATCCTAATAATCCGGACATGGAGCTCCCAACTATCCCTACTGACCAGTATGATCAAGTAAAAATTTACGCAAAAGATATGGAATCAGTTAAAGACATTTCTGCGCATTTAAAAGACAATAACTATCCCTCTTATTCTGTGATAAATGAGTTGAAGGATGTTAATATGATGTTCACCATCGTAAAGGCAGGATTAATTTTTATCGGAACAATTGCGATTATTATTGCATCGATAGGAATATATAATACAATGACCATGGCTGTGACAGAAAGGGCACCTGACATAGGAATCATGAAAGCGATTGGGGCAAATCCTAAGACAATCAAAAAGATTTTCCTTCTTGAAAGCAGTTATATCGGTCTGATTGGAGCAGCAATAGGAACACTAGTCGCTTATGCCATAAGTTTCATCGTGAATTTTGGACTGCCGCTGATCATTAAGCAGGCTTTCGGCGAAGAACCGCCAGAAGGTCTGATATTCAGCCACATTCCATATACCTTGCCAATCATCAGTTTTATCATCTGCTACCTGGTCACGATTCTGTCCGGACTGCGTCCTGCACAGCGAGCCACTAAAGTGGATGTACTCCAGGCAATGAGAAGGGAAGTATAA
- a CDS encoding ABC transporter ATP-binding protein, giving the protein MISINNLSHDFEIGKKGRKTIIPVLKDVSFKVNQGEIVTIVGRSGSGKSTLLNLVSGFIRPKEGEITINGIKTSTLNETKFADFRIQHLGFIFQSFQLIPSMTAYQNVELPLILKGVKEEERKIRTNEILDMVGLSDYQDHYPGELSGGQQQRVSIARALIVNPPIILADEPTGSLDSETEEDLLKFIIKLNRELGITFLIITHDDKVAQIGHRTIELRDGKVVEEVLANEA; this is encoded by the coding sequence ATGATATCAATCAACAATTTGAGCCACGATTTTGAAATCGGCAAAAAAGGTAGAAAAACGATAATTCCTGTGTTGAAGGATGTTTCTTTTAAGGTGAACCAAGGAGAAATTGTAACCATTGTGGGCAGAAGCGGTTCAGGAAAATCAACACTCCTCAACCTTGTCAGCGGATTTATAAGGCCGAAAGAAGGAGAAATCACGATCAATGGAATCAAAACATCTACTTTAAACGAAACAAAGTTTGCCGACTTCCGGATTCAGCATCTGGGATTCATTTTTCAAAGCTTTCAATTGATCCCTAGCATGACAGCCTATCAAAATGTAGAACTGCCTCTAATTTTAAAGGGGGTCAAAGAGGAAGAAAGGAAAATACGAACAAATGAAATCCTTGATATGGTGGGATTATCTGACTATCAGGATCACTATCCTGGCGAACTTTCAGGAGGTCAGCAGCAGAGGGTAAGCATCGCCCGTGCACTTATTGTCAATCCGCCAATCATTCTTGCGGATGAACCGACCGGCAGTCTTGACTCGGAAACAGAAGAAGATTTACTCAAATTCATCATTAAATTAAACAGAGAGCTTGGCATTACATTTTTAATCATTACTCATGATGACAAGGTTGCCCAAATCGGCCATCGTACCATTGAATTAAGAGATGGCAAAGTTGTTGAGGAGGTATTGGCAAATGAGGCTTAA
- a CDS encoding RNA polymerase sigma factor, which produces MAKIDFDELYRIHGKKLCQIAFSITKDRHLAEDVVQETFIKAYKKADTIIDTHKIGSWLAAIAARTAIDYLRAEKRRKWLPSDQSIMEQIFSDYDNNQSLEKEVEIILFKEEIQHMLFLLTNEYQQVLVLRFQYGLKEDEIACKLNIKSGTVKTRLHRARKQLKKVMSEKYPA; this is translated from the coding sequence ATGGCTAAGATTGATTTTGACGAGCTTTATAGAATCCACGGGAAAAAGCTTTGTCAAATTGCTTTCAGTATTACTAAAGATAGACATCTAGCAGAAGATGTAGTCCAGGAGACTTTCATAAAGGCATACAAAAAGGCAGATACCATCATAGATACACATAAAATCGGTTCATGGTTAGCAGCAATCGCGGCAAGGACTGCAATTGATTATTTGCGGGCAGAGAAAAGAAGAAAATGGCTTCCTTCTGACCAGAGCATTATGGAGCAAATTTTCAGTGATTATGATAACAACCAATCGCTAGAAAAGGAAGTCGAAATCATCCTATTTAAAGAAGAAATTCAACATATGCTGTTCTTGCTGACGAATGAGTACCAGCAAGTGTTGGTATTGAGGTTTCAATACGGATTAAAAGAAGATGAAATCGCCTGCAAATTGAATATTAAATCAGGGACAGTCAAAACACGTCTCCACAGAGCTCGAAAACAACTGAAAAAAGTTATGTCAGAGAAGTACCCAGCCTAA
- a CDS encoding DUF6449 domain-containing protein, with the protein MQSKTSLFNKEMVLQVGRNVGWISVIYFLALFFAIPLRIMMMYSGENYRDFMPVERLFDFNFGIQFIMFITVPVVMAIFLYRFLHVKQAADLIHSLPLKRQDIFHFYTLTGFVFLIIPVILIAMATSLIHSVYDLNLYFEMDDIFRWTGIVVLFNAVFYLSGVFIAMVTGISVVQGVLTYIMLLFPAGFTLLVIYNLGLMLYGFPSDYYQIRNIEYLSPISHLTVLEGQSISVKAVLLYSVFVLVSYVLSLFIYKKRNIEAASEAIAFNGLKVVFKYGAAFCMMLLGGMYFDAMQNKFAWLIFGYTAGGIIGYFAAEMVLQKTWRVFGKVKGLGYFAVAMAVLILMTQAFAPYENKVPALDEIKSVTYANHVYMDADDRLAPKPLFQQENIEAVRKFHESIINNEKKNEQGMKSQEFALFIYELKNGDKLVRQYTIDRFDYEPKMREIFESLEYKHAHQPIFKMNTDDITSIRINKHITDSQLTITDKEKINQAIAILKKEIEQEPFTIDYYTVGNTSSIEIMSGINDYDHIALKHSYKSFIAWLEENDMLKEAIVTPDDIDYIVVTNDSIEQEQFKEYPEEEIINRIMNDKNALKLSEQDQLLSSIENAGYGWFNEAPYTAIFVYKAGNHKEIRTFSDKDAPAFIKEYFK; encoded by the coding sequence ATGCAATCAAAAACATCATTGTTTAACAAAGAAATGGTACTCCAGGTTGGAAGAAACGTCGGCTGGATATCCGTCATTTACTTCCTGGCATTATTTTTCGCGATTCCATTAAGAATCATGATGATGTATTCCGGTGAGAACTACCGTGATTTCATGCCAGTGGAAAGATTATTTGATTTCAATTTTGGAATACAGTTCATCATGTTTATTACAGTGCCAGTTGTTATGGCAATCTTTCTTTATCGTTTTCTGCATGTGAAGCAGGCAGCAGATTTAATCCATAGTCTGCCATTGAAACGGCAGGATATATTCCACTTTTATACACTGACAGGGTTTGTATTTCTGATAATTCCAGTCATCCTGATTGCGATGGCTACTTCTTTAATTCACAGTGTGTATGACCTGAATTTATATTTCGAGATGGACGATATTTTCAGATGGACAGGAATCGTCGTGTTATTTAACGCTGTATTTTATCTGTCAGGAGTTTTTATAGCAATGGTCACAGGTATTTCGGTGGTCCAGGGCGTCTTGACATACATCATGCTACTGTTTCCGGCCGGGTTCACTCTGCTGGTTATCTATAATCTTGGACTTATGTTGTATGGCTTTCCTAGTGATTATTATCAGATTAGGAATATAGAATATCTTTCGCCTATTTCACATCTGACTGTTTTAGAGGGTCAGTCAATATCTGTGAAGGCAGTTCTCTTATATTCAGTCTTTGTATTGGTCTCATATGTCCTGTCCCTATTTATCTATAAAAAAAGGAATATTGAAGCAGCATCGGAAGCAATTGCTTTTAATGGTTTGAAAGTAGTTTTTAAATACGGAGCAGCTTTCTGCATGATGCTTCTAGGTGGCATGTATTTCGATGCAATGCAGAATAAATTTGCCTGGCTGATATTTGGATACACAGCTGGAGGGATCATCGGATACTTCGCTGCCGAAATGGTTCTTCAGAAAACATGGAGGGTCTTTGGAAAAGTAAAAGGCCTTGGATATTTTGCGGTTGCGATGGCGGTCTTGATCCTCATGACTCAAGCGTTCGCTCCATACGAAAATAAGGTGCCTGCTCTAGATGAGATTAAAAGTGTCACCTACGCGAATCATGTTTATATGGACGCGGATGATCGACTTGCTCCCAAACCACTATTCCAGCAAGAAAATATTGAGGCAGTCCGAAAGTTCCACGAGAGTATCATCAATAATGAAAAAAAGAATGAACAAGGAATGAAATCACAGGAATTTGCTCTCTTTATCTATGAATTGAAAAATGGAGATAAACTGGTACGCCAGTACACCATCGATCGATTTGATTACGAGCCCAAAATGAGAGAGATATTTGAATCTTTAGAGTATAAGCATGCACATCAGCCTATTTTTAAGATGAATACAGATGACATTACCTCTATTAGAATAAACAAACACATAACTGATAGCCAGTTGACAATTACCGATAAGGAAAAAATTAACCAGGCTATTGCAATCCTTAAAAAGGAAATTGAGCAAGAACCATTTACAATTGATTATTATACAGTAGGTAACACCTCATCGATTGAAATTATGTCAGGCATAAACGATTATGACCATATAGCATTAAAGCATTCATATAAAAGCTTCATCGCATGGCTGGAGGAAAACGACATGCTGAAAGAAGCAATTGTGACACCTGATGATATAGACTATATTGTCGTGACAAATGATTCAATAGAACAGGAACAATTCAAAGAGTATCCTGAAGAAGAAATAATTAATCGTATTATGAACGATAAAAACGCACTTAAACTGAGTGAACAAGACCAATTGCTCTCTTCGATCGAGAATGCAGGTTATGGCTGGTTTAATGAAGCCCCGTATACCGCAATTTTCGTATACAAAGCAGGTAATCACAAAGAGATTCGTACATTTAGCGATAAAGATGCACCAGCATTTATCAAGGAGTATTTTAAGTAA
- a CDS encoding ABC transporter ATP-binding protein, whose protein sequence is MIQMIDINKTFEKHEAVKNVNITINKGSIYGLIGSNGAGKTTIIKLLAGIYKQDSGKVLLEGSAVFENQALKEKIFYISDQPYFFPQYTVKQMANFYKSIYPSWNEARFMKLAEVFGFSMNKKLHTFSKGIQRQAAFWLALSTMPEILILDEPMDGLDPVARKKVKNLLIQDVADREMTILISSHNLREIEDICDHIGIVHHGSLLLEKDLDDLKSDIHKVQVAYKGETPKHLENQLAMLHCERRGSVMVCIIRGKEDEIEKIINQTDPVIFDILPLTLEEIFIYEMGDIGYAIKNIIV, encoded by the coding sequence ATGATTCAAATGATCGATATAAATAAAACATTTGAAAAACACGAGGCAGTAAAAAATGTCAATATAACTATTAATAAAGGCTCAATATACGGTTTGATTGGATCGAATGGTGCAGGTAAAACTACCATCATTAAATTGCTTGCTGGAATTTATAAACAGGATTCTGGGAAGGTGCTTCTGGAAGGTTCAGCGGTCTTCGAAAACCAAGCCTTAAAAGAAAAGATATTTTATATATCCGACCAGCCATATTTCTTTCCTCAGTATACAGTCAAGCAGATGGCGAATTTCTATAAAAGCATTTACCCTTCATGGAATGAAGCAAGATTTATGAAATTAGCCGAGGTATTCGGCTTCAGCATGAACAAAAAATTACATACCTTTTCAAAAGGGATTCAAAGACAAGCAGCTTTCTGGCTCGCCTTATCGACGATGCCTGAGATATTGATTCTTGATGAACCCATGGATGGATTGGATCCGGTGGCTAGGAAAAAGGTTAAAAACCTATTGATACAGGATGTCGCAGACAGGGAAATGACGATTTTGATATCATCCCATAACTTGCGTGAAATTGAAGATATTTGCGACCATATTGGAATTGTACATCATGGGTCACTTCTTTTGGAAAAAGACCTTGATGACCTCAAATCTGATATACATAAGGTTCAAGTAGCTTATAAGGGAGAAACACCGAAGCACCTTGAAAATCAACTGGCAATGCTCCACTGCGAAAGAAGGGGAAGTGTCATGGTATGTATTATCAGGGGGAAAGAGGATGAGATCGAGAAGATTATCAATCAAACCGACCCTGTTATTTTTGATATCCTCCCATTGACCTTAGAGGAGATATTTATATATGAAATGGGGGATATCGGCTATGCAATCAAAAACATCATTGTTTAA
- a CDS encoding GntR family transcriptional regulator, protein MFELDLRSRKPIYEQLVDKMKELIINEVLKPDEQLPSVRQMAQQLTINPNTIQKAYRELEVQGFIYSLKGKGSFVNAMEPGKDADKILQVKQDLEKLLQEAFYLGITAKDLHEMIGNLDGLKGGSGQDDSNDRYK, encoded by the coding sequence ATGTTTGAGCTTGACCTGAGGAGCCGAAAACCAATATACGAGCAGCTGGTAGATAAGATGAAAGAGCTGATCATTAATGAAGTGCTCAAACCTGATGAACAATTGCCTTCTGTGCGTCAGATGGCACAGCAATTGACAATAAACCCGAATACAATCCAAAAGGCATATAGAGAGCTTGAGGTTCAGGGATTCATTTATTCATTAAAAGGCAAGGGGAGTTTTGTCAATGCGATGGAACCTGGCAAGGATGCAGATAAAATACTGCAGGTGAAGCAGGATCTGGAAAAACTGCTACAGGAAGCATTTTACCTGGGCATTACTGCGAAAGATTTACATGAGATGATTGGTAACCTTGATGGTTTGAAAGGGGGAAGCGGGCAAGATGATTCAAATGATCGATATAAATAA
- a CDS encoding GNAT family N-acetyltransferase, which translates to MNLYLSSLSLDDAEQLFAFEKDNKNFFERFVPPRPDSYFRFEDFSEILEELLEEQGDRRSLFYLIKDGNGQIIGRMNLVDIDWVTKSGKIGYRVGQQFTGKGAAVKGLQLLISEAKKMNLKELHAKTTKDNLPSQKVLDRCLFQKETEEICDFICYKLAL; encoded by the coding sequence ATGAACCTGTATTTATCGTCATTGTCACTGGATGATGCGGAGCAATTGTTCGCGTTTGAGAAAGATAACAAAAATTTTTTCGAAAGGTTTGTCCCTCCAAGACCAGATTCGTATTTTAGATTTGAAGATTTTAGTGAAATCTTGGAGGAGTTATTGGAGGAACAGGGTGATAGGAGGTCTCTGTTTTATTTAATCAAAGACGGAAATGGACAAATCATCGGTAGAATGAACCTTGTCGATATTGATTGGGTAACTAAATCCGGCAAGATCGGTTATCGGGTAGGACAACAATTTACTGGCAAGGGAGCTGCTGTTAAAGGGCTGCAATTGCTTATTTCAGAGGCAAAGAAGATGAACCTGAAAGAATTACATGCGAAAACCACCAAAGATAATTTACCATCACAAAAAGTTTTAGATAGATGTCTTTTTCAAAAAGAAACAGAAGAAATATGCGATTTTATCTGCTATAAATTAGCACTCTAG
- a CDS encoding VanW family protein — protein MKWLLAIGLILSSSTADNHDEIDLVWDGESIVEVQRSDFSIPWFGYPILNHTMLETLNKQMTLQIKKEPTNAGLDEYGNIIPEEVGYILDEKKFKGKFTASFFEKHHSRLEVPTLPVYPKVDSEIIANIRTNLIGHYITYFNSRNKERTHNINLAAEAINNHVVFPGETFSFNKTVGKRTASRGYQPAPIIVRGELSEGIGGGICQVSSTLFNAADRSGMKILERYSHSKQVPYVPPGRDATVSWYGPDFTFKNKYNQPILIRAKTYPGKMIVMIYSSDEINIEKRKIPSTDSSIIIPEEAI, from the coding sequence TTGAAATGGTTATTAGCAATTGGACTTATTCTTTCTAGCAGTACAGCAGATAATCATGATGAAATAGATCTAGTTTGGGATGGTGAATCAATTGTAGAAGTTCAGCGATCAGACTTTTCGATTCCATGGTTTGGGTATCCAATTCTAAACCATACAATGCTTGAAACATTAAATAAACAGATGACTCTTCAAATTAAGAAGGAACCTACAAATGCAGGTTTGGATGAATACGGGAACATCATACCAGAAGAAGTGGGATATATTCTTGATGAGAAAAAGTTCAAGGGAAAATTCACAGCAAGTTTTTTTGAAAAACATCATTCACGATTAGAAGTGCCGACCTTACCTGTATATCCGAAGGTAGACAGCGAAATCATTGCCAATATACGAACAAATCTAATTGGCCATTACATAACATATTTCAATAGTAGGAACAAGGAACGGACCCATAACATTAACCTTGCTGCGGAAGCAATCAATAATCATGTTGTTTTTCCCGGGGAAACCTTCTCCTTCAATAAAACTGTCGGCAAACGTACCGCCTCACGCGGTTATCAGCCTGCACCCATAATTGTTAGAGGAGAATTATCAGAGGGAATTGGCGGAGGTATATGCCAGGTATCATCAACACTTTTTAATGCAGCTGATCGCTCTGGCATGAAGATACTCGAGCGGTATTCTCACAGCAAGCAGGTTCCCTACGTCCCACCTGGCAGGGATGCAACTGTCAGTTGGTATGGACCTGATTTCACATTCAAGAACAAATACAACCAGCCTATTTTAATCAGGGCTAAAACTTATCCTGGAAAAATGATCGTTATGATTTACTCATCTGATGAAATCAATATAGAAAAACGCAAAATTCCCAGTACGGATAGTAGTATTATAATACCTGAAGAAGCCATATGA
- a CDS encoding peptidoglycan D,D-transpeptidase FtsI family protein — protein sequence MSYLPKKKNTTPIRVNILFFSVFILFSLLVLRLGIVQIVHGEDYKREINRKEDVTVNNPVPRGKMLDRNHKVIVDNKPLNAITYTNEGASQKEMLQVAAKLAKIIDKDTDKVRERDMKDFWMIKHPEEAKKLIKDKEMELFRNKKLKNKDLYKLQLERVTKNHLSQLTEQDIEELAIFSIMNSGYKFVPQIIKNEGVTQEEYALVNENLSLLPGVNATTDWDREYKYEDAFKPVLGRITTSSEGLPAERLDYFMSRGYTRNDRVGKSNLELEYEDVLQGKKEKIVNVTDKAGELLEKELVSEGQRGKDLVLSIDLDLQLAVEEIIEKELWAAKRSPGSGLLDRAYVVLMDPKTGEVLTMAGKRIVRDQKTKEYYLEDDALGNILNTFNVGSVVKGATVLTGYKTGAINPGQSFDDRGLQFKDTPLKKSYSYLGKPNDITALKLSSNVYMFHTAIKIGDGVYRYNDTLNLDPQVWEKIRNSFASFGLGVRTGIDLPNEQTGAKGANKPIGKVLDLVIGQYDTYSTMQLAQYISTIANGGYRMQPRIVKEIREPAMNGEQLGPVYISNPPKVLNDIGMKGEWMNRVHIGFKKVMQESGGTAYRYFGNATYSPAGKTGTAEAFYDGPLRKKGDPLIQTMNLSLVGYAPSENPEIAMAVMVPWAYQGSVDHGANKKIGRAVMDAYFNMKNGIEQTTDKTEE from the coding sequence GTGAGCTACTTGCCTAAAAAAAAGAATACAACACCAATAAGGGTCAATATTCTATTCTTTTCAGTCTTTATCCTCTTTTCATTGCTGGTACTTCGCCTCGGCATTGTCCAAATCGTCCATGGTGAAGACTATAAACGCGAAATTAATCGCAAGGAGGATGTGACAGTCAATAACCCCGTCCCGCGAGGAAAAATGCTGGACAGAAACCATAAGGTTATCGTCGACAACAAACCACTGAATGCTATTACATATACGAATGAAGGTGCTTCCCAGAAGGAAATGCTCCAAGTAGCTGCGAAGTTAGCCAAAATCATTGATAAAGATACAGATAAAGTCCGAGAAAGAGATATGAAGGATTTCTGGATGATCAAGCATCCAGAAGAAGCAAAGAAACTTATAAAAGATAAAGAAATGGAGCTTTTCAGAAATAAAAAGCTGAAAAACAAAGATTTATATAAACTACAGCTTGAGAGAGTTACAAAAAACCACCTTAGTCAACTAACTGAGCAGGATATTGAAGAGCTTGCGATTTTCAGCATCATGAACAGCGGCTATAAATTCGTGCCGCAAATCATCAAAAATGAAGGTGTCACACAGGAAGAATATGCGCTAGTCAATGAAAATCTGTCACTGCTTCCTGGTGTTAATGCTACAACAGACTGGGACCGCGAATATAAATATGAAGACGCATTCAAACCTGTACTAGGAAGAATTACAACAAGCAGTGAAGGTCTTCCTGCTGAAAGACTTGATTATTTCATGTCCCGGGGCTACACACGTAATGACCGTGTTGGGAAAAGCAATCTCGAACTGGAATATGAGGATGTACTTCAGGGTAAAAAAGAAAAAATAGTGAATGTGACCGATAAAGCCGGCGAACTTCTGGAAAAGGAATTGGTTTCAGAAGGACAGCGCGGAAAAGATCTTGTCCTAAGTATTGATTTGGATCTTCAGCTTGCTGTCGAGGAAATAATTGAGAAGGAATTATGGGCTGCCAAAAGATCTCCAGGCTCAGGTTTACTTGACAGGGCATATGTGGTTTTAATGGATCCAAAAACCGGCGAAGTCTTAACAATGGCAGGAAAAAGAATAGTCAGGGATCAGAAAACGAAGGAGTATTATTTAGAAGATGATGCTCTAGGAAATATTCTCAATACTTTTAATGTGGGCTCTGTCGTAAAAGGCGCCACTGTTTTGACAGGATATAAAACAGGTGCCATCAATCCTGGCCAGTCTTTTGATGATCGCGGTTTGCAATTCAAAGATACACCTTTAAAAAAGTCATATAGCTATTTAGGCAAGCCAAATGATATAACCGCTCTTAAATTGTCATCAAACGTATATATGTTCCATACTGCCATTAAAATTGGCGACGGAGTTTACAGATATAATGATACACTTAATCTTGATCCTCAGGTCTGGGAAAAGATTCGAAATTCATTCGCTTCATTTGGATTAGGAGTCCGTACTGGGATAGACTTGCCAAACGAACAAACTGGTGCTAAAGGCGCTAATAAGCCAATTGGTAAAGTGCTGGATTTGGTCATTGGACAATACGATACTTATTCAACTATGCAGCTGGCACAGTACATTTCCACTATTGCAAATGGCGGCTATCGGATGCAGCCTAGAATCGTGAAGGAGATTAGAGAACCTGCCATGAATGGAGAACAGCTTGGGCCAGTTTATATATCCAACCCTCCTAAAGTACTTAATGATATCGGCATGAAGGGAGAATGGATGAATCGAGTGCACATCGGTTTTAAAAAGGTAATGCAGGAATCAGGTGGTACAGCTTATCGCTATTTTGGCAATGCAACATACTCGCCTGCTGGGAAGACAGGTACGGCTGAAGCTTTTTATGATGGGCCTCTCAGAAAAAAAGGAGACCCACTGATACAAACAATGAACCTGAGCCTTGTTGGTTACGCACCATCTGAAAACCCTGAAATCGCTATGGCAGTAATGGTCCCGTGGGCTTACCAGGGCAGTGTTGACCACGGTGCTAACAAGAAAATTGGCCGTGCTGTGATGGATGCATATTTCAACATGAAAAATGGAATTGAGCAAACTACTGATAAAACAGAGGAATAA
- a CDS encoding GNAT family N-acetyltransferase — MKLYSRKMTKVLATDILSWKYEPPYDLYNNDVTDDAISELMNEGYIAVEDESGALVGFYCSGHSAQVPAGRGAGAYIEPAIDVGVGMHPELTGKGKGSFFFSFILNELEPLNANTIFRLTVAKFNKRAMKLYENMGFRVAFEFKTDNNEYLIMVKR; from the coding sequence ATGAAGTTATATAGCAGAAAGATGACGAAGGTTCTTGCGACGGATATTTTAAGTTGGAAGTATGAGCCGCCGTATGATTTATATAATAATGATGTCACCGATGATGCAATAAGTGAATTAATGAATGAGGGTTATATAGCCGTAGAGGACGAAAGCGGGGCATTAGTTGGGTTTTATTGCAGTGGGCATTCAGCCCAGGTTCCTGCTGGGAGAGGGGCAGGTGCATATATCGAACCAGCAATTGATGTAGGAGTTGGAATGCATCCTGAGTTAACTGGAAAGGGGAAAGGTTCTTTCTTTTTTTCTTTTATCTTAAATGAACTTGAACCTTTAAATGCTAATACAATTTTTAGGTTGACTGTCGCTAAGTTTAATAAGAGGGCAATGAAGTTATATGAAAACATGGGATTTAGAGTAGCGTTTGAATTCAAAACTGATAATAATGAATACCTTATCATGGTAAAGCGGTGA
- a CDS encoding GNAT family N-acetyltransferase, with protein sequence MQTPDILSGEQIILCKVKEKDLDTWWGLIHNDEHPEWKKWDAPYYPLRRESLDKFKEQMTNLIHQGYDRKYLIKVDDEIIGMVTYYWEHESSQWLEIGIVIYLPEYWNGGYGTEALKIWIAHLFETFPIPRIGFTTWSGNSRMLTVGKKLGMVEEARIRKCRLYNGKYYDSIKMGLLREEWEAQQHS encoded by the coding sequence ATGCAAACACCAGATATATTATCAGGTGAACAGATTATTTTGTGCAAAGTTAAAGAAAAGGATTTGGACACATGGTGGGGCCTCATCCACAACGACGAACATCCTGAATGGAAAAAATGGGATGCACCATACTATCCTCTAAGGCGAGAAAGCCTTGACAAGTTTAAAGAACAAATGACGAACCTCATCCATCAGGGCTATGACAGAAAGTACCTAATTAAAGTAGACGATGAAATTATCGGAATGGTGACATATTACTGGGAACACGAATCTTCACAATGGCTGGAAATTGGGATTGTTATTTATTTGCCAGAATATTGGAATGGCGGGTATGGGACAGAGGCATTAAAAATATGGATCGCCCACCTATTTGAAACTTTCCCGATTCCGAGGATCGGCTTTACAACCTGGTCCGGCAATTCCAGGATGCTTACCGTCGGTAAAAAACTGGGAATGGTAGAAGAAGCTCGAATTAGGAAATGTCGACTCTATAATGGAAAATACTATGATTCAATAAAAATGGGCTTATTAAGGGAAGAATGGGAAGCTCAGCAACATTCATGA